The following is a genomic window from Prevotella sp. E13-17.
CTTTATCAATTCATTAATCTTTACTGTAGAACTTTGATTGATATTAAAAAGCAATCTAAAGCACAACAAATAAAAATAATTAATCTATTTATGGATATCAGCTATTCAAACCCATTCTTTAAAGACCCTGAAAAGAACATAGTTCTATACTATTTTTCTAATGAAGAAAGTTTGACTCGCTTCTCTCTAGATACAGATTGGCAACGTGCTTACGTTGCTGCTTCCACGGAATTAAAGAAACTTAGTAAGTAATTAACTTAATTGATTGAATTCCATAATGAAGGAGCTTAAATTTTAAGCTCCTTCATTATTTCACTCATACGTTGCAATGTTGAAATTCTTGTTGGCACTAGAGGTAATCTCAAGACATTTTCAATAAATCCCATTTCGTGCAACATGGCCTTGACACCAGCAGGATTTCCGTCAACAAACAATAGCGAGAACAGATCCGTAAAGCGATGATGTATTTTCCGTGCAGGATCGTACTCTCCCTTCATCTGTAAACGAATCATCTTTGAGAATTCCTTGGGCAACGCATTACCGATAACTGAAATAACACCAACTGCGCCGCATGATATCATAGGAAAAGTTAGTGCGTCATCACCAGAAATTACATCAAAGTCTTTCGGTTTGCTTTTGATTATCTCGTCAACCTGTTCTAAGTTACCAGAAGCTTCCTTGATAGCAACAATATTTTTACAGTCGCGCGCCAATCTCAATGTTGTTTCTGCCTTCAAGTTGACCCCCGTACGGCCAGGTACATTATAAAGAACGACAGGAAGTTCCGTCGCGGCAGCAATGGCTTTAAAGTGCTGATATAGTCCTTCTTGAGAAGGTTTGTTATAGTATGGGCATACACTCAACACGCCGTCAACGCCCTTAAAGTCTCCATTCTTTAATTCATCAACAACTGATGCTGTATTGTTTCCGCCACACCCCATTAAAATGGGAACACGCGCCTGAACTCTTTCTACTATTAAATTCTTAATCTTAGACCTCTCCTCTTTTGTCAATGTGGGAGTCTCTCCTGTAGTAGCAAGAATACAAAAGAAATCAGCACCGTTCTCCAATTGATAATCAACTAATCGCAAAATTGCTTCATAATCTACAGAGCCATCTTGCTTAAAAGGTGTAACAAGCGCAATTCCAAGCCCTTTAAAAATATTGTATACCATAATAGTCCGTCTAATTTGCCTGCAAAGTTACTATTTTTTTTTGAATCCCCACACGATAAACATATTTTTTATCATGTTTAGCTTCCAATATATAGAAATAACATTCCTAATAGTACCAAGGCTAAATCGAGGGCTTTTGCCTTTAGGTTCTTTTCATGGAAGAAAGCGGCACCACACAGAAACGAGACGACAACACTTCCTCTTCTTACCATTGACACAATACTAATCATTGCTTCAGGTAACGACAATGCGAAGAAGTATGCAAAATCTGCTATTGACAGAAAGATGCTTACGCCAATAATTGCCCAATCCCAATGAAAAGGTGTATTTTCCTTTCTCCTAGGGCACCACAATAACATCAACATCACAAACATCATGATGCATTGATAGATATTATACCACGACTGTACCATCATGCGGTCTAAACCAACACCACCCTTCTCTATAGGCGCCATTAGATATTTGTCATAAAGACCACTTATGGCTCCTAGTACTGCCGCACCTACGATCATATAAATCCATTGGTCGTGTTTGAAGTCTATACCTTCCTTTTTCCCGCTTCTACTCAATAGAAGAAAAGAGATTATCGCCAATGACACACCTATCCACTGCCACATATTCAAACGTTCTCCAAACACCAGCAAAGCTCCTATCAGAACCATTACCGGTCGAGTAGCATTAATCGGGCCAACAATTGTTAGTGGCAAGTGCTTCATACCAAAATAACCTAACACCCAACTTGACAAGACTATAATGGCTTTCAGTACAATATATTTATGACACTCCCAACCACCAGTTGCGACCAAAAACGGCGTTCCATCTAACAAATGAGTCTTAGAGCTTAACACAATAAACGGAACAAATATTAGCGAGGAGAATAATGTATTAAGAAACAAAATTGGAATAACAGCATTATTCTTCAGCGCCTTCTTTTTCAATGAGTCATACACACCCAATAGGGCGGCAGACATAAATGCAAGCAATAACCACATTTTAATATTTTATATCAACTAAAAATAATGCATTTCCAGGCATCGATTCTCCTGCTTCTGTACGACGTTTCCCTTCAATAACATGACGAAAATCATCCAAAGATAATCGGCCACGCCCTACTTCAACTAGCGTTCCAACAACAGCCCTCACCATATTTCTTAAAAACCTATTTGCCGTTATTTCAAAGAACCACTCACCTTCTCTCAACTCTACCCACTTTGCCCGAGTCACTTTACAGAGTGTAGTTTTTACATCAGAGTGGCTCTTACAGAAAGCGCCAAAGTCATCATACTCAGTAAGAATCTTCGCAGCCTCGTTCATTTTTTGAAAATCTAATTCATAGTGCAACTCACACGAATAATGATGCAAGAAAGGAGACTTGTACGTATGAACATAATAATGGTACGTACGCGATACAGCTGAGAAGCGTGCATGCAAATCTTCCCCCACCTGTTCTATCTGCCGAATAGCAATATCTTGAGGCAATAATCTATTCAATTTGTAACACAACTGATCGCGGTCGAACTCTTTGTCGCAATCAAAGTGTGCTATCATCATTGAAGCATGCACCCCTGCATCCGTACGTCCTGCGCCAGTAATAGCAATGTCTTCACGAAGTATTAGTGAAAGCGCTTTTTGCAACTCACCTTGAATCGAGACGCCATTGGGTTGCACCTGCCATCCATGAAAATGTGTTCCGTCGTAACTTAACGTAATGAAATATCTCATAATCGTTTGCAAAATTACCTCAAAAATCAAAGAAAAGCGATTTTTTTAATGAAAAATTTGGTCGTTATGAAGTTTTTACTTACTTTTGCACACAATAAATCCATTATTAATAACTCATTAAACTAAATAATATTGCCTATCGAAACAAAATTACTTCATAATTAAAACAGAAGACCAATATGAAGAAATTTGAAGGAGTTACCGACGAACAGTTGGCATTACTCTATGCTAAAGGCAATAATCGTGCGTTTGATGAATTATTAGATCGCACAAAGAGTAAATTGTTTACTTATATCATGTTCGTTGTACGTGATCATGACATCGCAGATGATATTTTCCAAGAAACTTTTGTGAAAGTTATCATAAAGTTGCAAAGTGGACAATACACTGATACAGGTAAATTCCAGTTTTGGGTTAGTCGCATTGCTCATAACGTGATGATGGATTGGTATCGTCAACAACAAAATCATCACTTTGTTGAGCCCAATAAAGAAAACGACTTGCAGAATCTAAGTGGTGCATCAGTATTGGACAGTTACCGTGAGTCAGAACTGGTTAATGAGCAAGTTCTAAAAGATGTGATTCGACTCATGAATATCCTTCCTGCCACGCAACGCGAGGTAGTGTACATGCGTTTCTTTCAACAACTATCTTTCAAAGAGATTGCAGAAATCACAGGTGTGAGCATCAACACATCACTTGGCCGCATGCGCTATGCTATTTTCAACCTACGCAAAATGGCTAAAGAGAACAAAATGGAACTAGCACTCCAGTTATAGCATCTTGTTATCATGTTTTTACAAGGCCTTTAATTCTTTGATAACTGATTCCGGATTAGATGCTTTAAAAATATAACTACCACTGACTAAAACATCGGCACCCGCTTCAACAAGACGTGGTGCCGTTTCCTTTTGAACACCACCATCAATCTCTATCAATGCGTTACTGCCACTCTTATCAATAAGTTGTCGTAGTTGTTTTACCTTTTTAATCGTATTCTCAATAAACTTTTGACCGCCAAAACCTGGGTTAACACTCATCAGCAATACCATATCAACATCACCTATCACATCCTCAAGAACAGAAACAGGTGTAGATGGATTCAATGTTACAGCAGCCTTCATGTCAGCATCGTGTATTTCCTGAATGGTACGATGCAAATGAACTGTAGCCTCTTGATGCACATTCATCATCATTGCGCCAAGTTTGGCGGTCCGGCTAATATATCTCTCCGGGTGTTCTATCATATAATGTACATCCAAAGGTTTCGTACATATCTTGGCTACAGCCTCAATAACAGGGAAGCCAAAAGATATATTGGGAACAAACATGCCGTCCATCACGTCAACATGCAACCAATCTGCTTCAGATCGATTTATCATCTGAACATCTCGTTCTAAATGCAGAAAATCTGCAGAGAGCATAGAAGGTGAAACAATGGTCATTTCTTACTATTAGTTTATTGTTATAAAATCAGTTCAGGATATAAGTCTCCTTATTATTAACACGATAGGTATAAGCTATCTGTTTTATGAGTGTAATCACCTTCTCACTGGGATTCATTTCTTCGGGAGTAAATATCTGCATAGGCCAAAAAATTTTGTTTTGAATCATTTCTTTTATATTCATAACGTGCAGACCTATTAATATATTATACTATCGTACAGAAAATTTTTCTATATCTTTCACCCCGTTGAGGAAAGCTGTTGCATCCATTCTTTTTTTACCAGCTAGCTGCAGTTCTTCTATTTCAAGTAGGTTGTCTTTGCAGCATACGTATAGATGCCTTTTATCTGCTATTAATTGCCTTACATTACCCTTGGAAGGAAGATTGGTCTTTCTTGTCTTGAATATTTTCATCACCACCTCATGTCCATCGTCATCGGCCATGACAGTCCATGCACCGGGATAAGGTGAGAGCCCACGAATGAAATCGTATATTTGCTTGTATGATTTATCCCAATCAATCATACAAGTTTCCTTAAAAATCTTTGGTGCATGATGTAATTCCGCCTCCATCGGCATAGATTGATCGTAGGCAACAGGATAACCATCCGATTCAACTATTTTCTGAAGCGTGCTCAGGCAAATCTTCGCACCCAAATGCATCAGTCCATTATATACATACTCAACATCCGCATCGTCAGGAATATCAAAAGACATTTGTTCAATAATGCGTCCTGTATCTATATCATGATCCAAAAAGAAAGTAGTAACTCCTGTTTTCGTTTCGCCATTGATAACAGCCCAATTTATAGGTGCTGCACCGCGATATTGAGGCAGTAAAGCAGCATGAACGTTAAACGTACCATATTGGGGCATAGCCCAAACAACCTCAGGCAACATACGAAAAGCTACAACGACTTGTAAATTGGCATTATAACTCTTCAACTGTTCAATAAAGTTTGAGTCTTTCATCTTCTCTGGCTGAAGCACGGGAAGTCCTCTGCTTAAAGCATACTGTTTTACAGCCGATGGCTGAAGCACAGAACCATGCCTTCCAACAGGTTTGTCGGGTTGTGTCACTACAGCCACTACCTGATAGTTATTTTCAACCAATGCCTGAAGGGTCTCCACCGCAAATTCCGGTGTTCCCATAAATACAATTCTTAAATCTTCTTTTGTCATATTATTCCTCACTCATATCAGCCACCATCTTTCTGTATTGCGTAAACAAACGTTGTCGCGAGATATACCCCTCTAATCGACTCTCGTTGTCAAGCACTGGTAGCCAGTCTGCATGTGTTTTCTCGAACACCTTCATCACATCTGTCATGGGCGATTGATCACTCAGCACAGCAGCAGGCTCTTGCATCAACTGTCGAGCTGTGAAATGATGATATAGTTCTATACGAAACACCACATTGCGTATCTTTGTTATGTCAATCTCGCCTTGCAATATACCACCAGCGTCAAGCACAGGTATTATACTAGTATGTGAACGACTTATCTTGTTGACGATGTCGCGCAATTCGGTATCTGGCTCTACGGATAAGTAGTCTTTCTCAACAACGCTGCTCAACTGCATCAGCGTCAACACAGCGTGATCGGTATGATGCGTAATCAGTTTTCCTTCTTTAGCTAAACGTGCACTATAAATACTATGCGATTCGAAAATGTTTATCGTTAAGAACGAACTAACAGACACAATCATTAATGGCAGAAAAAGACTATACCCACTAGTCAGCTCTGCTATCAGGAAGATGCCAGTCAACGGTGCATGCATCACTCCCGACATCACTCCAGCCATACCCATCAGCGCAAAGTTTTTCTCTGGAACATGGACACCTATCTGATAGATATTCCACAGACGAGAGAAAAGGAAGCCGCTGTAGCATCCAACAAACAAACTGGGAGCGAAAGTTCCACCACAGCCACCTGCACCATTTGTTGCCGATGTTGCAAAAACCTTGGTCAACAAAACTAATGCAATGTATATAATCAACCAATGACTATGGCCCGCGAAGAGTGAATTATTCAAAATTGCATCCCAATCAGATTCATCCGTACCGTTTATCAACAGATTGATAGAATCATAGCCCTCTCCAAATAATGCGGGAAAAAGGAATATAAGCCCACTCAACAAAGCGCCACCCAATATCAGTTTGACGTAGGTGTGGTTCTTCAGTCTGGCAAAGACACCCTCGCAAAAACTCATGGTTCTGATAAAATACAGACTTACCAAACCACAGAAAACACCTAAAAAAATACAGGCAGGAATACGTTCAATCGTCCATTCATCATCAAGATGAAATGTAAACAATGCATCTCCACCACTTAAAATATACGTAAAACAAGTTGCAGTAACACACGACACCAAGATTGGCATTAAAGAAGCCATTGTCAGG
Proteins encoded in this region:
- the fmt gene encoding methionyl-tRNA formyltransferase, translated to MTKEDLRIVFMGTPEFAVETLQALVENNYQVVAVVTQPDKPVGRHGSVLQPSAVKQYALSRGLPVLQPEKMKDSNFIEQLKSYNANLQVVVAFRMLPEVVWAMPQYGTFNVHAALLPQYRGAAPINWAVINGETKTGVTTFFLDHDIDTGRIIEQMSFDIPDDADVEYVYNGLMHLGAKICLSTLQKIVESDGYPVAYDQSMPMEAELHHAPKIFKETCMIDWDKSYKQIYDFIRGLSPYPGAWTVMADDDGHEVVMKIFKTRKTNLPSKGNVRQLIADKRHLYVCCKDNLLEIEELQLAGKKRMDATAFLNGVKDIEKFSVR
- the rpe gene encoding ribulose-phosphate 3-epimerase — its product is MTIVSPSMLSADFLHLERDVQMINRSEADWLHVDVMDGMFVPNISFGFPVIEAVAKICTKPLDVHYMIEHPERYISRTAKLGAMMMNVHQEATVHLHRTIQEIHDADMKAAVTLNPSTPVSVLEDVIGDVDMVLLMSVNPGFGGQKFIENTIKKVKQLRQLIDKSGSNALIEIDGGVQKETAPRLVEAGADVLVSGSYIFKASNPESVIKELKAL
- a CDS encoding DMT family transporter — its product is MWLLLAFMSAALLGVYDSLKKKALKNNAVIPILFLNTLFSSLIFVPFIVLSSKTHLLDGTPFLVATGGWECHKYIVLKAIIVLSSWVLGYFGMKHLPLTIVGPINATRPVMVLIGALLVFGERLNMWQWIGVSLAIISFLLLSRSGKKEGIDFKHDQWIYMIVGAAVLGAISGLYDKYLMAPIEKGGVGLDRMMVQSWYNIYQCIMMFVMLMLLWCPRRKENTPFHWDWAIIGVSIFLSIADFAYFFALSLPEAMISIVSMVRRGSVVVSFLCGAAFFHEKNLKAKALDLALVLLGMLFLYIGS
- the truA gene encoding tRNA pseudouridine(38-40) synthase TruA, with the protein product MMRYFITLSYDGTHFHGWQVQPNGVSIQGELQKALSLILREDIAITGAGRTDAGVHASMMIAHFDCDKEFDRDQLCYKLNRLLPQDIAIRQIEQVGEDLHARFSAVSRTYHYYVHTYKSPFLHHYSCELHYELDFQKMNEAAKILTEYDDFGAFCKSHSDVKTTLCKVTRAKWVELREGEWFFEITANRFLRNMVRAVVGTLVEVGRGRLSLDDFRHVIEGKRRTEAGESMPGNALFLVDIKY
- a CDS encoding chloride channel protein; this encodes MKDASTDISSSWLSRLNVLREHYISERMLVLVLAFWIGLLAAVAAFVLHSIIRQIGYFLTSSFNSESYNWLYLVYPVVGIFLTMLFIKYVVKDNISHGITRILYAISSNRSRLKVHNTWTSVIASAITIGFGGSVGAEAPIVLTGSAIGSNLGKVFGLDRKTMMLLVGCGAAGAIAGIFKAPIAGLVFTLEVLMIDLTMASLMPILVSCVTATCFTYILSGGDALFTFHLDDEWTIERIPACIFLGVFCGLVSLYFIRTMSFCEGVFARLKNHTYVKLILGGALLSGLIFLFPALFGEGYDSINLLINGTDESDWDAILNNSLFAGHSHWLIIYIALVLLTKVFATSATNGAGGCGGTFAPSLFVGCYSGFLFSRLWNIYQIGVHVPEKNFALMGMAGVMSGVMHAPLTGIFLIAELTSGYSLFLPLMIVSVSSFLTINIFESHSIYSARLAKEGKLITHHTDHAVLTLMQLSSVVEKDYLSVEPDTELRDIVNKISRSHTSIIPVLDAGGILQGEIDITKIRNVVFRIELYHHFTARQLMQEPAAVLSDQSPMTDVMKVFEKTHADWLPVLDNESRLEGYISRQRLFTQYRKMVADMSEE
- a CDS encoding sigma-70 family RNA polymerase sigma factor; the encoded protein is MKKFEGVTDEQLALLYAKGNNRAFDELLDRTKSKLFTYIMFVVRDHDIADDIFQETFVKVIIKLQSGQYTDTGKFQFWVSRIAHNVMMDWYRQQQNHHFVEPNKENDLQNLSGASVLDSYRESELVNEQVLKDVIRLMNILPATQREVVYMRFFQQLSFKEIAEITGVSINTSLGRMRYAIFNLRKMAKENKMELALQL
- the dapA gene encoding 4-hydroxy-tetrahydrodipicolinate synthase — its product is MVYNIFKGLGIALVTPFKQDGSVDYEAILRLVDYQLENGADFFCILATTGETPTLTKEERSKIKNLIVERVQARVPILMGCGGNNTASVVDELKNGDFKGVDGVLSVCPYYNKPSQEGLYQHFKAIAAATELPVVLYNVPGRTGVNLKAETTLRLARDCKNIVAIKEASGNLEQVDEIIKSKPKDFDVISGDDALTFPMISCGAVGVISVIGNALPKEFSKMIRLQMKGEYDPARKIHHRFTDLFSLLFVDGNPAGVKAMLHEMGFIENVLRLPLVPTRISTLQRMSEIMKELKI